GAATACCTTCGGCATCCAACGCCAGAGCCTTCAGATCGTCGCCAGAGATCTTCGGAGAGACTTCGAGCTTGGCACGAAGCTTGCCATCAACCTGAACCACGGCCGTCACCTGATCTGCCACCAGCAGGGTGGGGTCGGCCTTGCGCCAGGTAACAGTCGCAACCGTAGCCGGGTAGCCAAGGCGATTCCACATGTCTTCCGCCGTGTACGGCGCAAACATGTTGAGCGCAACGGCAATAACCTCGGCTGCCTCACGCACTGCGGGATCGGCTGGCCCAGCGCCGCTGTCGATCGCCTTGCGGGTCACGTTTGTGAGCTCCATAAGGCGCGCGATCACGACGTTGAACTTGAACGACTCTGAGAGCCCGGGAACCTCTGCGAGGAAGCGGTGTGTGTGGCGGCGAAGCGCCTGATCGCCCTTGCTCCAGTTAGCGTCTGGGGCGCTCGTGACATCCTTGGCCACGCGCCAGGCGCGGGCAAGGAACTTAGCGGAGCCCTGCACCGAGACATCCGCCCAGTCGATGTCTTCTTCTGGCGGACCGGCAAACGCGAGCGTGAGGCGAAGCGCGTCAGCTCCGTGCTGCTTGAGCTCGCTGTCGAACTCGACCAGGTTGCCCTTGCTCTTGCTCATTTTGGAGCCATCGAGCAACACCATACCCTGGTTGAGCACTGCACTGAAGGGCTCGGTGAAGTTGACGTAACCAAGATCAAACAGCACTTTGGTGATGAAGCGCGCGTACAGCAGGTGCAGAATCGCGTGCTCAACGCCGCCAACATACTGGTCAACGGGGGCCCATTTATCTGCCTCTGCGGGGTCGAAGGCCTGAGTGTTGTCCTGAGCCGACAAGAAGCGAAGGAAGTACCACGAGCTGTCAACAAATGTGTCCATGGTGTCTGGGTCGCGGCGCAGCTTGCGGCCGGTGTCTGGGTCGGTGACGGATGCCCAAGCCTCAGCAGCCCCGAGTGGCGACGCTCCCTTTGGCTTCAGGTCAAGGCCCTCGCTCGACGGCAGCTTCACTGGCAGCTGGTCTTCGGAAACAGGAATGAGTTCGCCATCTTCACCGTGCAGGATCGGGATGGGCGTGCCCCAGTAGCGCTGGCGTGAGATGAGCCAGTCGCGCAAGCGGTAGGTCTTTGCGGCCCGACCGGTGCCCCGCTCTTCGAGCAGCTCGATTGCCTTCTTAATGGCGTTGCTCTTGCTCATGCCGTTGAGTGGGCCGGAGTTGGTCAGGCGACCTTCGCCGCCGAGTGCCTTACCGGTAACGGCAGGGTCGATGCTCTCGATGTCGAAGGGTTCGATGGGGTCGCCGTTGTCGTCAAGCGCGATAACAGGAACAACGTCGGTAACGGCCTGCGTCGTGTCAACCACGATGCGAATTGACAGGTCGAAGGTCTTCGCGAAGTCGAGGTCGCGCTGGTCGTGCGCTGGCACGGCCATGACCGCGCCGTGGCCGTAGTCGGCAAGCACGTAGTCGGCTGTCCAGATGGGAAGGCGTTCGCCATTGACGGGGTTGATCGCGTAACGACCGATGAACATACCGGTCTTTTCGCGCTCGGCACTCTGACGGTCAACCTCGCTCGTCTTCTGGACGGCGGTGAGGTACGTCTGAAACTCAGCCTGAATCTCAGGCGTAGCACCGGTCACAAGGTCGGCGGCAAGGTCGGCATCCGGGGCAACCACCATGAAGGTCGCGCCAAACAGCGTGTCGGGGCGGGTCGTGAAAACCTTGACCTTCTCGTCGTAGCCTTCAACCTCAAAATCAACTTCTGCACCGATAGAACGGCCGATCCAGTTGCGCTGCATGCTCAGCACTTTGGAGGGCCAGGAGCCTTCGAGCTGGTTGAGGTCGTCAAGCAGCCGATCAGCGTAATCGGTGATCTTAAAATACCACTGGGTGAGCTTCTTCTTGACCACAACCGCGCCAGAACGCTCCGAGGTGCCGTCGTCGAGTACCTGCTCATTTGCAAGAACCGTCTGATCTACCGGGTCCCAGTTCACCCAGCTGGCCTTGCGGTAGGCAAGCCCCTTTTCGTACATCTTCAGGAACAACCACTGGTTCCACTTGTAATACTCTGGGTCGCTCGTGTGCAGCACGCGGTCCCAGTCGAAGGAT
The DNA window shown above is from Lysinibacter cavernae and carries:
- the leuS gene encoding leucine--tRNA ligase is translated as MSEQHTNTEGNQHDGEHADVYDFQAIQDKWLPVWDELKPFAAGKAGDPRPRKYILDMFPYPSGDLHMGHAEAFCFGDAVARYWRGQGFDVLHPIGWDSFGLPAENAAIKRGIDPREWTYANIDQQKTSFRTYAPSFDWDRVLHTSDPEYYKWNQWLFLKMYEKGLAYRKASWVNWDPVDQTVLANEQVLDDGTSERSGAVVVKKKLTQWYFKITDYADRLLDDLNQLEGSWPSKVLSMQRNWIGRSIGAEVDFEVEGYDEKVKVFTTRPDTLFGATFMVVAPDADLAADLVTGATPEIQAEFQTYLTAVQKTSEVDRQSAEREKTGMFIGRYAINPVNGERLPIWTADYVLADYGHGAVMAVPAHDQRDLDFAKTFDLSIRIVVDTTQAVTDVVPVIALDDNGDPIEPFDIESIDPAVTGKALGGEGRLTNSGPLNGMSKSNAIKKAIELLEERGTGRAAKTYRLRDWLISRQRYWGTPIPILHGEDGELIPVSEDQLPVKLPSSEGLDLKPKGASPLGAAEAWASVTDPDTGRKLRRDPDTMDTFVDSSWYFLRFLSAQDNTQAFDPAEADKWAPVDQYVGGVEHAILHLLYARFITKVLFDLGYVNFTEPFSAVLNQGMVLLDGSKMSKSKGNLVEFDSELKQHGADALRLTLAFAGPPEEDIDWADVSVQGSAKFLARAWRVAKDVTSAPDANWSKGDQALRRHTHRFLAEVPGLSESFKFNVVIARLMELTNVTRKAIDSGAGPADPAVREAAEVIAVALNMFAPYTAEDMWNRLGYPATVATVTWRKADPTLLVADQVTAVVQVDGKLRAKLEVSPKISGDDLKALALDAEGIQRSLAGREIVNVIVRAPKLVNIATKPAE